Below is a genomic region from Roseovarius arcticus.
CGACAACCTGAGGCGCCTGACCTGCATAGGGCGTACGCACGATGACCTGCACGTCCGACAGATCCGGGATAGCGTCCACCGGCGTTGCACGAATGGCCCAGACGCCAGCGACGCCCATCATGACTGCAAGCGCTAGGATAATGACGCGGTTCGCAATCGACGCCCGGATTATCGCGCGGATCATTGGGAGATCTCCTGGTCGTCTGCGATGCCGACAAGGGTCATCGAAAAGTCAGGGTTGCGCCGCAACATCAGAGTGACCTCTTGATCCTCAAGCAAGGCTGCGGCGTCCACTGACGGATCAATTGCGAAGTCCATCGTCATGCCGGGCATGCCGATGTCCGTCATCGGGCCGTGAGTGATGTTCGCCATCCCGGCAGCCGCGTCGATCGCGTTAATCGTGCCAGATACAGTGATGGGCGCGTCGACGCCCTCGCCCGCGGCGGCCGCGACTACAGACGCCCCTGCCCCCACATCATTCACCATGTCGTCGCCATTGCCCATGGCGTCGCTGCGAACGGCTACCACTGTGAACATACCGTCTTCGCCCTTGGCGAGATCGAATTCGACAGGCGTATCGAGCGGAACCGACGCGGGATCAAACCCCGCAACGTTCATGTCCATTTCCATCGCAGGCCAGCCGAGTTCCGGGATGGGCTCATGGTCAAAAGTCAATTGTCCGTCTGCTGTGACCGCGATGACCGTTCCCTTGCCTGTCGCGGCGATCCCGTCATCGCGGCCTATTGCGATTAATCCCAGCAGCCCGTCTGCACCGCGTGCGGCGCGAAAGGCGACCTGTTGCCCCGTCTTTAGCCCATCCAGTGCGACATCCGAGCGCACAGAAAATTGCGATGTCATTGCCGGCCAGTCCAGAGTTTCCAGAGCACCGTGACTGATCGTCGCAATCCGCGTGTCCGCGTCCAGCGCGACCAACTCGCCTATGCCGCTGGCTGGCACGTCATCGGTCGGCGCCATGCGCATAAGTCCTGCGCTCAGCGCGCTTTCGCTGTCGATCAGGAACTGCGCGGAGGCGACGACCTCCTCGCCCGGTGCGAGGCCCTGAACCACCTCGGTACGCCCACCCTCGCCAAATTCATCGCGCAGCCCCGTTGTGATAAGGCGCGGCTTGAAGGTGCCCTCCCCGGTTTTCAGGATGACACGCTCGGCGGTCCCAGTACGAATGATTGCCTCGGTGGGAACAGTTAGCGCGGTGCGCGTTTCGTTCGGGATCAGGCTGACCGCACCAAACATGTTGGGCCGCAAAAGCCCTTCGGAATTATCGAACTGCAAGCGGACAGGTAGGGTGCGGGTCTGGGCGTCAAGCTCGGGGTAAATGTAGTCGATTGTCCCCTCAAAGGTCCGCCCGCTTAAATGGTCGAATGTGGCGACGGCGCGCATGTCCTCAGTCAGGCGGGCGATGTCGCGCTCGAACACGTCGACGATCAGCCAAACGGCGCTGAGATCGGTCAGAGATGCGGCACGGGTTGCGGGTTGCAAAAACATCCCGTCTGCAGCCTCAAGTGAGATAATGACGCCATCCTGGGGCGCAAGCACCTCAATATTGCGCGCAAGCGTTCCGCTTGTCTCAATCCGCTTTATCTGCTGATCCGACATTCCTTGGCTCAGCAAGGCGTTACGCGCGGCATCAATGATCCGTTTATCACCGGCCTCTATTGCGCGAACCAAATCGCTACTCGACGATCCGATTGTGGGTGAGAACATCTCAAAGAGGATGTCGCCCTCTTTGACCGGATCACCAACAGCCCGCACGTTGAGCACCTCAATCCATCCCTCGACGCGGGTGTGAACATGGCTTGTCAGATGCTCATCATACCCGACGAAGCCGACGGTCTCGATCTGCCTTGATATCTCGGATGTCTTGGCGATGGCTGTGCGGACACCGATCGCGTTAATCTCGGCCGATGACAAAATCACTTCTGCCGCATCGGCAGACGGCTCCTCCCCCGCGTAGACCGGTATCAGGTCCATACCCATGGGCGATTTGCCCGGGATGGGTTGCCTGAAATTCGGGTCCATCGGAGCGACCCAATAGAGCACGTCCGGCCCCGCGGTTTCCGTTTTTTCCGCCGGGCTCAGATAAACCCTTTCCAGATAAATGCCGCCGGCTGCGCCTATAACAAGTGCCAGAACCGCAAGGGCCGAATATCGTCCGCTCATGTTGTACCTCAATCCCGACTACCGCAAAGGCGCCGTCTTCAATGAATAAATAATGCGCGCTCGCAGAAGACGGGCGCGCCAGATAATTATCAGACGCTTTGCGGGGGGCGGTCTTGGGTGGGTCCGGATAGGGACGGAAGTTTCGTCCCAGAATCGAAGCAGCGCTCTATGGGCAGCAGCGTGCTAACCGGAACGGGCATTGGCGCCTCGACAGACACATTGACGCTCCACATCGCTGGCATGCACTGCATGGCGGAGCCAAGTTCGCCCTTAGCATGAGAGAGCGCATGTGCCGTGCCCTGTGACTGGCCGGAGCGTATCGCGCAGTCGTCGGGGCAAGTTGCCTCGACTGAAATGTCGGTATGGCAATTCAACGAATTTGATGCGGCCGCGGGGAGTATCACCTGCAGCAAAAACATGAGGACAAGCAGCAGAACACCAGTTGGCCTCAAGGCCGCTTGAAGATCGAATTTTAGATGTAGTTCTGCCATACTGGTCGTGTGTCGATAAAATGCGTCACGGTCAATTCAGAAACTTGTGATCGTATCGCACTGAGCGGCTGACAAAACAGTGAACTTTCCGCCGACAAGCGCGATCAATTGAGTGGCGAAGCCTGTCTCTTCACCTCGAAAACGGGATTTTCTAAATGGAAAACTCAATCGCCTCCCGCATATTCGAAACAAACAAATAGTCTGATAGTTCCATCTTTAAAAGTTCAGCACTCAGGATCAGGCGGCTTTGTTCGCACATTGGACTTTCACCGTGAAATTTACGCGATGGTTTGGGGCGACCTGATCGGGCCGCCTGCCGACACCGCAAGACGGAGTGATGCGTCAGCCTCTCGCTTTGCGCTCTACTGTAGCATCAGCGTAGCACCAAGTATTGCGCCGAAAAGCTCTAACGCCCCTCGGGGCGATAGAGCTTTGATAGTTTTTGATAACTTTGGTTGCGGGAGGGTGCAGCCGCCGTCTCTTGACAGTTATTGACTGCTGACGTCCGCTTCATACTAGGGGTGGTGCGCCCCAATCGAGTGGTATCTCTGGCGACGCCGACATCAGTCTGATACCGTCAGAGACTACTGCAGAAAAATACCCATATGTAACTATGGTACTCAGGCCTACTATCAAAACTTAATAGAATTAATTACCCGCCCCTGGATGCATGGCATCGAGAGCCTCCATGAAATCCTTTTCGGAGTTACTTTGACAAATCTCAACGGTCCCTGCGTAGATTTTGTCAGCACCGGTCGCAGCTTCTCGTGCGGCTTCGCGTCCTCCTGCGGCTTCGCGCTCAACCATAACTCCCATTACGACGCCCTTTCTGCCGTCTTCACTCATCTCCAGAAATTCTCCGCAATTCATAGCCATTGCAGGGTGAGATAAAACGACAGAAACAGTTACGATCGCGGTGACTCGAATTAAGGCTCTCATAACAATCTCCTTTTCTATATTTGAATTTTTATGACTTTCAGCTATTTATAAATATCACATTACGAGAAATTCTTCATACCTTTCTTTGGCAATTATTACCCATCGTGAAGTTTACGTTTCTCAGTTTCACTTTTTTGTGCTTTGGAGCAGGTACAACAAGAAACGCCGTATAATCTTAAGCACCGAGTACACAAAAATTCTGTGGAAGATTAGTTCGGGCTTCGGTGATCTCCGCGATACGGATATTGATCTTTACTCCACCGACCTATGCAGAGATTCAAAACCCCATCGCCGTTTTGAACGGCTATGCTTGGGCGCCGCCAAAGGCGGGCGCCCATTCTTTTAACGTTAGGACGCCGCTTTGATGAGCTGAACGACCTGCTGCGTCGTCCACACGGCGTTGGCGATGTAGCGGAAGTTTGTCAGGGCCGCGAGGTAGCCGTCGCCCTCCGGCAAGATTGCAGCGGCTGTGGCATCTTTAATCACCGCAACCTCAAAGCCCTGTTCGATCAGCTCACGCATGTGCGATTCAGTGCATAGGTTGGCGGACATCCCCGACAAAATAACCTGATCAACACCGCGTTTGCGCAATTGCAAAGACAAATCATTGGTATCGTTGCCATAAACCTTGTGCGGCGAAGTGACGATGGTTTTACCGTCATTGATGTATTGCTTGTATTGCGGCATCCAGTCTGCACCAGAATTTTCAAACCCATCGAGATCAAGCGCGCCCGGACGATCGAACATGCCGATCTTGTGCATGAGTTTTTCCAACGCGCCTTCGAACTTCCAGCCGTGATCGGTAGGATAGTAGTAATGCGGCGAAACAGCGACAGTGATATTGGCGGCTTTAGCAGCCTGGAACAGCGTCTCGATATTGGCCACCGTGTTATGTTCGGTTACGGATTGGCCCACGACGCCCCATGCTACGCCGTCCTCGCTAAGGAAGTCGATCTGGGGATCTGTCACTACCAATGCAGCACGCGACAGGTCGAGTTTCATGTTCGAGGGGGGCAACGCCGGCTCGGCGGGGTCCGCGTAAGGGTCTGTGGCTTGTGCTGTGGCTGACCCGGCTGCCAAAGTCGCCGTTGCCGCTGCAGTGAGGGCCGCGCCCCCGCGCAAGGCATCACGGCGGGATATGTGGTTATGACCCGGGTCATTGCAAGTACACATCATTCTCTCCTAATCTGGTTGTGTCTGATCCAGATATGACGTGTGCAATGTATCTTTGCGTCCTGATTACGTGACATAGCCCAATTCAGGTGTGTCCATTCGTCCCCAAAAGCGGTGTATATCTTCAAAATGTCCTTTGAGCATATATTCAATGAATTAGAAATATCTGCCGAGCCGTTCGCGCTGTGTGAATTGCGGGGGGAATGTAATCTTGGCCTCGGACGTGCGTCCGCCACCACCCTGCATTACATCCTCTCTGGCGAAGGAGAGATTATTCTTCGTGGGCGTAGCCCTGTGCAGATCGCACGCGGATCGCTTGTTTTGGTTCCGGCGATGCAGAGCCATGGGTTGCGGAGCTTTGGTGAGACCACCGACCCAATACCAGCATGCCGCCCTGCTGAACTGAACTTGGCGCGGCATCTGGAAATCTCGGACGCCGCTGGAAATGGTCAATTAACTTCGCTGTGCGCCCATGCGACAATCGGTTTGCGTGGGGTCAGAGATGTCGTTGATCTCATACGTGAACCCATGGCAGAGCACGTCTCGACCGGTAGTCGGCTTGAGCAGCCCTTGGGCCGTCTGTTGGAGGAGGTGTGCAATCCCGGCCTCGGCAGCCGCGCCATGGTCCGCGCCATTCTACTGGAATGCATGATTGACATGCTGCGTTTGCGGCTTTCGGCTGAGGATGAATCGCTGTCTTGGATGGCCGCTCTGAAAGACCATAACATTTGGACGGCCCTTCGTTTGATGCTCGATCAGCCAGGGCGACCGCACACGGTCGAAACACTTGCCGATGCCGCTGGGATGAGCAGGTCAGTATTCGCGAAACGGTTTTCTGATGCCTGCGGCAGCGGCCCGATGGAGTTGCTGCGCGATTTGCGGGTAAGACGGGCCGGCATACTTCTGACCCAAACGGACGTCCCCGTAAAGCGAGTAGCCCAGATGGTCGGGTTTTCTAGCCGTAGCGCATTTTCACGTATGTTCGAAACAAAAACTGGGCAATCTCCGCGCAAATTCCGTAACCAGAACCAGTCTGAGCATCAGAGTTGAATTCAACACGGAGGCCTTTGATGGAGCCAGATCCCGCTTCATGTCCCGGCGGGCGGCCTGGTCACGGTGATGGGCCAGTCTGGGGTTGGGAAATCGACGCCGCTGGACGCCATTGGCGGACATCTGGCGCATGGGTTTCGTATGTCGGGTGCCGTGCGCAAAGACAGTTGTGGTATCTCCGTTGTCACCGATGAACTTCCTTGAAATCATGGAACTGCGTCTACAGCTTGAACCACGCGCCCTTGAACTCTAAGGCCCCCGATTGTCTGCAAGTGTGTTCACTGATCTGCGCAAGATCCTAGGCGACGAGACGTCCGACTGGAAACCCCTGGAAACCGCCGAGAAGCACTGGGCTTTTCATGACCTCCTCTATAGTCGTGCGGCGCGGCCCCGGTCAGCCGCAATTCTCCAGACGCTCAACGGACATCTTGTTCGCTACATGCTGCCGCTTTGGACAAGTGTTAACATCGGTGTCGATTGGCGATCGCATCACCTGCGACTTGTCGAACTTGTCGAAGCGGGTGCTTACAAAAATGCTTCAGAAGAGCTGAAGGCTGATCTTTTGCAGACAAAGTCTCGTGTGTTGGAAAATCTTGCAATTGATCCGGTTCATTGACCTTCTTGGCTGGTAGCTACTCGTTTTGGACCCATTTCGTTCTAATGCTACAGGGCTTTCCTGCCAACTGCCGCATTGACCGCCTAGGTCCGTCTTAAATTGGCGAACGGCTAGAACCGTCCACCAACTTGTTTCAATTATCGATACGCTCAGCGATGCTGAGTGCATCTTCGACTTTAACGCCGAGATAACCGACTGTGCTGTCTACTTTCGAGTGACCAAGCAGGAGTGGGACAGCGCGGAGATTGCCCGTCTTCCTGTAAATCTCCGCAGCTTGTGAATTCGACATCTGATCCTTGCTGCGGTCGGCATGAATGACCGGTTTTTTCCGCTGCACAACAGCAACTGATATCTCGCACAGGCGGTAGTTCTCACGCTGCGGGCGCGCATCCCGAAAAGACAATGGCAGGGTTGGACTCACAGCGGACATGCGGCGACGCGGCACGCGTCCTGATTGTCCCCGGCTATCTGATCGACGTGAGCGGCCCAGAGCCGACATCCAGCGCCCATTTCGGATGCTGCACTGCGGCCCGTCATTGCAGCCGTTCGTGCATTGCGCAGCATTTTGTCGCCCTAGTCGTCGGTATGCGGACGAAGCGGATGTCTGGGGCGCTTGCATCAACGTCTGCATTCGGGCAGCGTGCTAAGGTCGGTCAGTTTCGCATGACCCTGAAACCTTGGCGATGGACCGAGTGCATGCACTCAACTTAAGTGCTCTGGTTTCTTGGAAAGGTGACCAATAGATCAGATTGGAGAACAAAATGGTTGCCGAGGTTACGATGACTGGTGGCTGTATGTGCGGCGCAGTACGATACGCGACCAAAGGTGATCCCTTTATAGTTGGCCACTGTCACTGTGAGAGCTGTCGCAAGCACTGTGGCGCAGCGTTTGGGACACTGGTAGGCTTCAAAGTAGATCAGGTGGCGTTCAACGGTGATCAGCGTAGAATCTATGAATCTTCGCCGGACATCGGCAGGGCGTTTTGCGGTAAGTGCGGAACACCACTGACCTGGGAAGGCGATGGCGGGGATATCGGACATATTGTTGAAATTCACATCGGCACGTTCGACAATCCTCATGCTCTGGTGCCAACCAGGCATGCCTTTTACAATGAACGTCTGCCGTGGATCGACAAGGCTGATCAATTGCCGCGTTTTGAGGGCTTTCCTGACGACAGCCCCATTCTGCAGTACGGTCCGAGCAGCGGAAGTCTGTCCGAAGTTTAAGCGTCACCACGCATGTCCGCTTCTCGGGCAAAGAAGCCATCGGTTCTGTCTGCAGAATCCTATGCTTTGGGCTCAAACCGGACCTCGGATGCGGCGCAGCAATTCGTGATAGGATTCAGTGTCAACGTCGGGTTGTCGGTGTGGGTGGGAATGGCGGACGGGAGGAATTGTTATGCACACCCCGAACTTACCGGCCATTCGCGCCCTTCGCCCCGGCTGGAACAAGGGCCGTATCGTAGGCCAGAAACGACCGTTGAAACCCAAGCATGTCTGGGCGATCCGCGTCAGGCTTGAGTTGGCCGAGAACCATCGCGACCTTGCCCTGTTCAATATGGCCATCGACAGCAAATTGCGCGGCTGTGATCTTGTTCGCATGAAAGTCGTCGATGTGATGGCATCAGGACAGATCAAAGAACGAGCATCGGTCCGGCAAAGCAAAACTCAAAAACCGGTGCGGTTCGAGATTTCCGAAAGCACCCGCGCGTCGGTTGCAACGTGGATGGAGGACCGGCTGATGGTCGGGTCTGAATATCTTTGGCCGGGCCGTTTCCATGAGCGCCCTCATATCTCAACGCGCCAATATCCCCGGATCGTGCGCGACTGGGTCTCATCCATCGGGTTGGAAGTGACCGCCTATGGCACCCATTCAATCGGCGCACGAAGGTCACCCAGGTTTACAAAAAAACGGGCAACTTACGCGCGGTTCAGCTGCTGTTGGGGCATACAAAGATGGATAGCACCGTCAGATACCTGGGTGTCGAGCTTGAAGACGCTCTGGCAATTGCAGAAGCCATTGAAATCTAAGCCTCGTGGCCGTCCGTCAAGGACGGCCCAAAGCTGCCTTTGAACTAGCCTTCCGACGCCGCAGTGCAGCTTCCCCAGACCAGTCTTTCTTGCGTCGTGCAACATTCTCGGCGTTTGAAGCGTACAGCGCTATGCATGCTGGCATATGTCCATTCTGACGGTTCTAAGCTTCTTTGCAGAGACAACCCGCAACGCAAGCAACAAGTATTTCGGATTGTGAAGGCTTCGATACTATCGGTGCATCTATCCCCATGATCACTTGACCATCAACGGGAATGTTCCCCGTATGAAATACGAATGGGATAGAAAGAGTCGCTAGCTTTTTCGCAACGGCCTCGCAGGTATGATCCCCAAGATTGACGTCGAGAACGGCAGAATTGAGTGAGAGCCCCGTCGCGAGGGCACCAATAGCCTCCAGAGCTTTTGCAGACGTCGGAAATGGTCCAAGTACATCCGCACCTGCTTGTTCAAGCGACATCGTAACGTCGAGGCCTACGAGAGGCTCATCTTCGACCACCAAAATCAGGCAGCCATAGAGAGGTAACTTATCTGCCATTTGCGTTAGTCCGTCCCGCCGCCAAAATTCATGATGCCCAGTGTCACCTAGTCCAACCATTTGACTGGACAATTGTTTCCTTAAATATTGCGGACTATAAAACTCTATGCCACCGACAGGACAAAAACATTCATGTTGGTAGGGTCGGTTTGGGTTAGAAAGCAGATCTTTGGCTCAAGCCTAGAGCGCGGTGCGCGCGCCCAGGCGGGGCACCGACCTTGGTGGCCTTGGCAGTCAGTCCTGTTGCCACGGGTTAATCACCTCGACACCCATATCCCGAAAAGGCCGGACGTCCCGCGTGGCGACAGCGAAGCCTTTGGAAAGCGCAATGGCCGCGAGGGCCGCAAAGAGCCGTGTGCTGGAAAGATCGAAGGCGGCAATGCTACCCGCGAACAACCCATCGACAAAGGCGTCAATCAGCTTTTCTATAGCCACGCGTTTCTCGCCGGTATCGAGCAGCGCCGCGCCATATAGCAGTTTGGCCGTAGAACTAGGCAACAGTGAACTAACGCATGACGGCGTCAGAGGTGAAGCCTTAACGAAAGCGGGTCGGTAAGTTTGCCCTTTTCGGTGTCGATCAGGCCTAAAATTAGATTCGTGGCGTTCGCGCTCTCGGTTGTATTGGCTCATAAATCAACCTATACAAAGCCCACCTTCACAGAACTAAGATGCAAGCCCTTGGCCGTTGCAATCTGGCATTACGGCATAATAACCTCTGGGGCGCATCTCAGCCCGGCGGCTATTCTAGGCCGACGCAGAGGGCAGACCTTGACACCGCATTGCGCCCGGCTAACCGGGACAAAGGCGCCTCCGCCGAGACGCGTGCAGCGGGACGAGATCCAAGACCTTGAGAAAAATAATAAAAGGGAAGATACACATGTCGCTCATCACGAATGGTCGCCTCGACCGGCGCGGATTTCTGAAGACCACGGCTGCAAGCGGCATCGCCGCATCGCTGCCGCTGGGCGGCGCCATGGCCGCCACACCCAAACGCGGCGGGCATCTGCGCATCGGCAAAGGCCACGGCGCAACCACCGATACGCTGAACCCCGGCATGTTCGAAAACGGCTATACTATCGCGCTGACCTTCGCCAAAGATGGCCACCTGACCGAAGTGCTGGCCGACGGTTCGATCGGCCCCGAAATCGCCGAAAGCTGGGAGGCGTCCGAGGATGCCAAAATCTGGCGGTTCAAGATCCGCAAGGGCGTCACTTACCATTCGGGCAAGGCTGTAACTGTCCAAGACGTCGTCGCGTCGATCAACTTCCACCGCGCCGAAGGCACAACCTCGGCCGCCGGTCCGCTCATTGCCGCGATCCAAGATATCACCATCGAGGGCGACGATACCGTCATCTTTACGCTGGATGGTGGCGATGCAGACTTCCCATTTATCGTCAGCGATTACCACCTGTCCATCCTGCCTGCCACGGATGACGGCATCGACTGGAAATCCGGCGACGGCTGCGGCAGCTACAAGATCAAATCGTTCGACCCCGGCATATCGACATCGCTGGAGCGCAACGAAATCCATTGGCGCGACGACGTCGCATGGTTCGAAAGCATTGAACTGCTGGTCTTGACCGATCAGAACGCGCGCACCACGGCGCTGGTGTCGGGCGACGTCGACACTGTCGACAAGCTGGACCTCAAGACCATCGACCTGCTGTCGCGCTATCCCGACCTCGTCATCAGTTCGATCGCAGGGACGCAGCATTTTACCTTCGCCATGGATTCGCGACAGGCTCCCTATGCCGACAACAACGTGCGCCTCGCGATGAAATACGCGATCAACCGCGAGGAACTGGTCGAAAAGATCCTGTTCGGCTACGGCTCGGTCGGGAATGACATTCCAGTTGGCCAGAATCAGCAATTTTACAACACCGAACTGGAGCAGAAGACATACGACCCCGATAAGGCCAAGTTCTACCTGAAGGAGGCGGGCCTGGAGTCGCTTGACGTCAGCCTGTCAGCCGCGGACGCCGCCTTCGCCGGTGCGGTCAACGCTGCAACGCTTTACCAAAACTCAGCTAAGGATGCGGGCATCAACATCAATGTCGTGCGCGAGCCGAACGATGGCTATTGGTCCGACGTCTGGATGAAACAGCCATTCACAGCGGTCTATTGGGGCGGTCGCCCAGTTCAGGATCAGGCGTTTTCCATCGCCTTCACTTGCGGGGCGGAATGGAATGACGGCTTCTGGTGCAACGAGACGTTCGACGCATTGCTCAAAGAGGCCCGCGCCGAGCTGGATGAGGACAAGCGTCGTCAGCAGTATTTCGAGCTGCAGGAGATCGTCAGCACCCAAGGGTCCGTCGTCATCCCGATGTTCGCCAATTACGTCTATGCCACGACCAAAAAGATCGGGATGCCCAAAAAGGCTGCGTCGAACTGGGACATGGACGGCGAGCGTTGGGCCGAGCGCTGGTGGTTCGCTTAAAAAAAAACCGCTGAGCGCGCGGCTTACCGGCTATGCGCCCGGTGCTTAAATGAGATGCTGCCGAATCCCGAGTTCGGCAGCATTTTTTGGCACTTTAACCCTGAAGAATACCAAGAGGCTTGCGGCGGGCGCGATCTTTCTGGTGAAATTTGCAGACACCACCTTGTCGAAGCGCATACGAGGGCCAGCCTCGCCAGAGGCACGTTTGCCCGACGGCCAAAAAAGGATCGCTCCACGACATCGCTCGACGGTTTCTGCCAAACTAAAACTGGTTCGTCCGTTTCGCCATTGAAGGAGCCATGCTGCAGGGATCAAAAACGTACGGGCCTTTCGTTTCAAATAAATCCAATCAGTTGTGACACATTGACATTGCTGTTAGCCGCTCACTCAAAAGGGGATTAACAATGGATGGCAAGCTCACACGAGCAACCGAGGTCGAACGAGTATCAGAGCTCTTAGGACTACCTGAAGAAATCAATGATAGAGATTCTCTGATCGCCCAGGTTACAACAGGTCTTCCGACCAAATCCGTAGAGAAGATTTTAGAGGTAATGAACTCACAGCCAGTGCTAAACCTCATTCCTGAACGGGCCTTCCGGCGAGCGAAGGCCGGAAAAATCCCCCTAAGTCCCGACAGGAGTAAGGTCCTATATGATTTTGCGCGCGCATACGTGGCCGCAGACAAAACTCACAGTGGCAACG
It encodes:
- a CDS encoding efflux RND transporter periplasmic adaptor subunit, coding for MSGRYSALAVLALVIGAAGGIYLERVYLSPAEKTETAGPDVLYWVAPMDPNFRQPIPGKSPMGMDLIPVYAGEEPSADAAEVILSSAEINAIGVRTAIAKTSEISRQIETVGFVGYDEHLTSHVHTRVEGWIEVLNVRAVGDPVKEGDILFEMFSPTIGSSSSDLVRAIEAGDKRIIDAARNALLSQGMSDQQIKRIETSGTLARNIEVLAPQDGVIISLEAADGMFLQPATRAASLTDLSAVWLIVDVFERDIARLTEDMRAVATFDHLSGRTFEGTIDYIYPELDAQTRTLPVRLQFDNSEGLLRPNMFGAVSLIPNETRTALTVPTEAIIRTGTAERVILKTGEGTFKPRLITTGLRDEFGEGGRTEVVQGLAPGEEVVASAQFLIDSESALSAGLMRMAPTDDVPASGIGELVALDADTRIATISHGALETLDWPAMTSQFSVRSDVALDGLKTGQQVAFRAARGADGLLGLIAIGRDDGIAATGKGTVIAVTADGQLTFDHEPIPELGWPAMEMDMNVAGFDPASVPLDTPVEFDLAKGEDGMFTVVAVRSDAMGNGDDMVNDVGAGASVVAAAAGEGVDAPITVSGTINAIDAAAGMANITHGPMTDIGMPGMTMDFAIDPSVDAAALLEDQEVTLMLRRNPDFSMTLVGIADDQEISQ
- a CDS encoding type II toxin-antitoxin system VapC family toxin, with the translated sequence MPSSTAKLLYGAALLDTGEKRVAIEKLIDAFVDGLFAGSIAAFDLSSTRLFAALAAIALSKGFAVATRDVRPFRDMGVEVINPWQQD
- a CDS encoding GFA family protein, with the translated sequence MVAEVTMTGGCMCGAVRYATKGDPFIVGHCHCESCRKHCGAAFGTLVGFKVDQVAFNGDQRRIYESSPDIGRAFCGKCGTPLTWEGDGGDIGHIVEIHIGTFDNPHALVPTRHAFYNERLPWIDKADQLPRFEGFPDDSPILQYGPSSGSLSEV
- a CDS encoding response regulator: MADKLPLYGCLILVVEDEPLVGLDVTMSLEQAGADVLGPFPTSAKALEAIGALATGLSLNSAVLDVNLGDHTCEAVAKKLATLSIPFVFHTGNIPVDGQVIMGIDAPIVSKPSQSEILVACVAGCLCKEA
- a CDS encoding HdeA/HdeB family chaperone, yielding MRALIRVTAIVTVSVVLSHPAMAMNCGEFLEMSEDGRKGVVMGVMVEREAAGGREAAREAATGADKIYAGTVEICQSNSEKDFMEALDAMHPGAGN
- a CDS encoding FCD domain-containing protein gives rise to the protein MSASVFTDLRKILGDETSDWKPLETAEKHWAFHDLLYSRAARPRSAAILQTLNGHLVRYMLPLWTSVNIGVDWRSHHLRLVELVEAGAYKNASEELKADLLQTKSRVLENLAIDPVH
- a CDS encoding cysteine hydrolase yields the protein MKLDLSRAALVVTDPQIDFLSEDGVAWGVVGQSVTEHNTVANIETLFQAAKAANITVAVSPHYYYPTDHGWKFEGALEKLMHKIGMFDRPGALDLDGFENSGADWMPQYKQYINDGKTIVTSPHKVYGNDTNDLSLQLRKRGVDQVILSGMSANLCTESHMRELIEQGFEVAVIKDATAAAILPEGDGYLAALTNFRYIANAVWTTQQVVQLIKAAS
- a CDS encoding antitoxin Xre/MbcA/ParS toxin-binding domain-containing protein; the protein is MDGKLTRATEVERVSELLGLPEEINDRDSLIAQVTTGLPTKSVEKILEVMNSQPVLNLIPERAFRRAKAGKIPLSPDRSKVLYDFARAYVAADKTHSGNGALVMRFLEKPNPDLGGAAPMALAISSPAGADAVIELLSR
- a CDS encoding AraC family transcriptional regulator, whose product is MSFEHIFNELEISAEPFALCELRGECNLGLGRASATTLHYILSGEGEIILRGRSPVQIARGSLVLVPAMQSHGLRSFGETTDPIPACRPAELNLARHLEISDAAGNGQLTSLCAHATIGLRGVRDVVDLIREPMAEHVSTGSRLEQPLGRLLEEVCNPGLGSRAMVRAILLECMIDMLRLRLSAEDESLSWMAALKDHNIWTALRLMLDQPGRPHTVETLADAAGMSRSVFAKRFSDACGSGPMELLRDLRVRRAGILLTQTDVPVKRVAQMVGFSSRSAFSRMFETKTGQSPRKFRNQNQSEHQS
- a CDS encoding ABC transporter substrate-binding protein, producing MSLITNGRLDRRGFLKTTAASGIAASLPLGGAMAATPKRGGHLRIGKGHGATTDTLNPGMFENGYTIALTFAKDGHLTEVLADGSIGPEIAESWEASEDAKIWRFKIRKGVTYHSGKAVTVQDVVASINFHRAEGTTSAAGPLIAAIQDITIEGDDTVIFTLDGGDADFPFIVSDYHLSILPATDDGIDWKSGDGCGSYKIKSFDPGISTSLERNEIHWRDDVAWFESIELLVLTDQNARTTALVSGDVDTVDKLDLKTIDLLSRYPDLVISSIAGTQHFTFAMDSRQAPYADNNVRLAMKYAINREELVEKILFGYGSVGNDIPVGQNQQFYNTELEQKTYDPDKAKFYLKEAGLESLDVSLSAADAAFAGAVNAATLYQNSAKDAGININVVREPNDGYWSDVWMKQPFTAVYWGGRPVQDQAFSIAFTCGAEWNDGFWCNETFDALLKEARAELDEDKRRQQYFELQEIVSTQGSVVIPMFANYVYATTKKIGMPKKAASNWDMDGERWAERWWFA